From Neobacillus sp. PS2-9, the proteins below share one genomic window:
- a CDS encoding serine/threonine protein kinase, with translation MQIAQYIRLIENELLTKIELQSPSPFDPIIVKNQSKSWRTIGSGNYAGVFAHESNPNWVVKIYGRNPEELKKEIEVYKKLGNHESYSRLLDYGENYLILKKLDGITLFDALVKGVPIPENVIQDIDAGLEYARKIGLNPFDVHGKNVVMHNGKGYIVDVSDFYKQGICHKWKDLKKAYYKIYRPYILKFHPPIPFFIVDGVRKGYRFYRKLKKKKGNK, from the coding sequence ATGCAAATCGCACAATATATCAGGCTAATAGAAAATGAGTTATTAACCAAAATTGAATTACAATCGCCCAGCCCATTCGATCCCATTATTGTAAAAAATCAATCCAAGTCGTGGAGGACTATCGGAAGCGGGAATTACGCGGGAGTTTTTGCTCATGAGTCCAATCCTAATTGGGTCGTAAAAATTTATGGACGGAATCCTGAAGAGCTGAAGAAGGAAATAGAGGTATATAAAAAATTAGGAAACCATGAATCCTATTCCAGACTTTTAGACTATGGAGAAAATTATTTGATCTTAAAAAAGCTGGATGGGATTACTTTATTTGATGCTTTAGTAAAGGGTGTACCTATACCTGAAAATGTGATTCAGGATATCGATGCCGGATTAGAATACGCAAGAAAAATTGGCTTAAATCCCTTTGATGTTCATGGTAAAAACGTCGTGATGCATAACGGAAAAGGGTATATCGTAGACGTATCTGATTTCTATAAACAGGGTATATGCCACAAGTGGAAAGATTTGAAAAAAGCATATTACAAGATTTATAGGCCCTATATACTTAAATTCCATCCGCCCATACCCTTTTTTATCGTGGACGGTGTAAGAAAAGGCTATCGTTTTTACAGGAAATTGAAAAAGAAAAAGGGAAATAAATAA
- a CDS encoding GNAT family protein, translating into MNFPILETKRLKLIEITHQHVDSIYEVLSLEEVTRFYGTNRFTLPIEASRLIDMFHKNFHEKKGIRWGIKVKENQKIIGTVGLNALHINNKRAEIGYELHPTFWRMGYASEAIKEVLAFSFKQLHLYRLGAVVFPENEASINLLMKLGFEQEGLLRGYIHQNEEFHDTCVLSLLQSDWKKSQEN; encoded by the coding sequence GTGAATTTTCCCATTTTAGAAACAAAGAGACTGAAGTTAATTGAAATTACTCATCAGCATGTTGATTCCATTTATGAGGTGTTATCTTTAGAAGAAGTAACACGTTTTTACGGAACGAATCGTTTTACCCTACCAATTGAAGCTTCTAGATTAATTGACATGTTCCACAAAAACTTTCATGAAAAAAAAGGGATCCGCTGGGGAATTAAAGTAAAAGAAAATCAAAAGATTATTGGTACAGTAGGACTGAATGCTTTACATATTAATAATAAGAGGGCTGAAATTGGCTACGAACTACATCCCACGTTTTGGAGAATGGGATATGCCTCTGAGGCTATTAAAGAAGTATTGGCGTTTAGCTTTAAGCAATTACATCTGTATCGGTTAGGAGCAGTCGTCTTCCCCGAAAATGAAGCCTCCATCAATTTACTTATGAAACTAGGCTTTGAACAAGAGGGCCTTCTACGAGGGTATATTCATCAAAATGAAGAATTCCATGATACATGCGTACT